From Acidithiobacillus sp., the proteins below share one genomic window:
- a CDS encoding L,D-transpeptidase produces the protein MPPRWLWVDVPAQRLREMSGAELRSEYVISTARNGLGEQRDSGCTPRGWHVVRARIGEGLPTTAILRGRRWTGARYSAQWAAGQPRQDWILGRILWLSGSESGFNRGGSQDTFRRYIYIHGTADVDHLGQPVSAGCVRMAPDAVCMLFAACPVNTPVFIGLQPPLRFPARRQ, from the coding sequence ATGCCCCCACGCTGGCTCTGGGTGGATGTTCCCGCCCAGCGGTTGCGCGAGATGAGCGGTGCTGAGCTGCGTTCGGAGTATGTCATATCCACGGCTCGTAACGGACTCGGTGAACAACGTGACAGCGGGTGCACGCCGCGCGGATGGCATGTGGTGCGCGCGCGCATCGGTGAAGGCCTGCCCACGACGGCAATCCTGCGCGGCCGGCGCTGGACGGGTGCCCGTTACAGCGCGCAGTGGGCGGCGGGCCAGCCGCGGCAAGACTGGATTCTCGGCCGTATTCTTTGGCTCTCCGGCAGCGAAAGCGGTTTTAATCGTGGCGGCTCTCAGGATACCTTCCGCCGTTATATTTACATCCACGGTACTGCCGATGTGGATCACCTCGGCCAGCCAGTGTCGGCGGGCTGTGTGCGGATGGCGCCGGATGCGGTGTGCATGCTCTTTGCGGCATGTCCGGTAAACACCCCTGTTTTTATCGGCCTGCAGCCACCGCTGCGTTTCCCCGCTAGGAGGCAGTGA
- the rpsR gene encoding 30S ribosomal protein S18: MAFNRDRDRDNDGDKRGGGSNFTRRRKFCRFKAEGVKEIDYKDLKTLQAYVGETGKIVPSRITGTSNLYQRQLTTAIKRARFLALLPYVVR; the protein is encoded by the coding sequence ATGGCATTTAATCGGGACAGAGATCGGGATAACGATGGCGACAAGCGTGGCGGTGGCAGTAACTTTACCCGCCGCCGTAAGTTCTGCCGTTTCAAGGCAGAAGGCGTCAAAGAAATTGACTACAAGGATCTGAAAACCTTGCAGGCTTATGTGGGCGAGACAGGTAAAATCGTCCCCAGCCGGATTACCGGTACCAGCAATTTGTATCAGCGGCAGTTGACTACAGCGATCAAACGCGCCCGTTTTCTGGCGTTATTGCCCTACGTCGTGCGTTAA
- the nagZ gene encoding beta-N-acetylhexosaminidase, translating to MPIQTELQRPAWGPLMVDIAGLQPTAAECAMLRQPAVGGVILFARNCVDAEQVRALCGELHALRSPPLLIGIDQEGGRVQRLRAGVTHFPPMATLGCLADRAGLEKAQTAARDWGLLLGAELRALGLDMDFTPCVDLDRGVSAVIGDRAIHRDPEWVGVIAVAFWEGMARTGLQGVAKHFPGHGAVAADSHLDLPLDERPFSAIQEDLQPFAALIAAGIPAIMPAHCLYPRVDTERPAGFSSRWLQDILRKDMGFTGVVVSDDLSMAGAHGVGDMAARVDAALAAGADLLLICNDPEGAKTAISHLQSKEALPTGDRLEKLAGNAATLPLSPADRARCLHQIEQLRALAPGFSG from the coding sequence ATGCCGATACAGACTGAGCTGCAGCGCCCTGCTTGGGGGCCGCTGATGGTCGATATTGCTGGGCTGCAGCCTACTGCCGCGGAATGCGCGATGCTGCGCCAGCCAGCAGTGGGTGGCGTCATCCTTTTTGCACGCAACTGTGTTGATGCCGAACAGGTGCGCGCCCTGTGCGGCGAATTGCATGCGCTGCGTTCTCCCCCGCTCCTCATCGGTATTGATCAGGAGGGGGGGCGGGTGCAGCGTCTGCGCGCCGGGGTGACGCACTTCCCACCCATGGCGACTCTGGGTTGTCTGGCGGATCGCGCCGGACTGGAAAAGGCGCAAACGGCAGCACGGGACTGGGGTCTTCTACTCGGTGCGGAGCTCCGGGCGCTCGGCCTGGACATGGACTTTACCCCCTGTGTAGATCTGGATCGCGGCGTTTCTGCAGTGATTGGCGACCGCGCTATCCATCGCGATCCAGAGTGGGTGGGTGTTATCGCGGTAGCGTTCTGGGAGGGTATGGCACGGACCGGCTTGCAGGGGGTCGCCAAGCATTTCCCCGGTCACGGTGCAGTGGCCGCCGACTCTCATCTCGATTTACCTCTGGATGAGCGTCCGTTCAGCGCCATTCAGGAAGATCTCCAGCCCTTTGCTGCCCTGATCGCTGCGGGGATTCCGGCGATCATGCCCGCGCATTGTCTCTATCCCCGGGTAGATACGGAACGCCCCGCCGGTTTCTCGTCGCGCTGGCTGCAGGATATCCTCCGCAAAGATATGGGCTTTACTGGTGTGGTGGTCAGTGACGACCTCAGCATGGCGGGTGCGCATGGAGTCGGCGATATGGCCGCGCGGGTGGATGCGGCACTGGCGGCAGGCGCGGACTTGCTGCTGATTTGTAACGATCCGGAGGGGGCGAAAACGGCGATCTCGCATCTCCAATCCAAGGAGGCACTGCCGACGGGTGACCGCCTGGAGAAACTCGCCGGGAACGCTGCAACATTACCCCTGTCCCCCGCAGACCGGGCGCGCTGTCTGCATCAGATCGAGCAATTGCGGGCTCTGGCCCCTGGATTCTCTGGCTGA
- the rplI gene encoding 50S ribosomal protein L9 — translation MKVILLERINKLGRLGDVVEVRPGYGRNFLVPQGKAVVANQRNLEDFAERKAALEHVELERLQVAQKRAAALAEAVVKIALQAGEDGRLFGSVGLHDISAALAALGHEVAHSEIRLADGPIKRIGEFPARLHLHPEVELDVMVFVERA, via the coding sequence ATGAAAGTGATTTTGCTGGAACGTATCAATAAGTTGGGGCGTCTGGGTGATGTGGTCGAAGTGCGGCCGGGCTATGGACGCAATTTTCTGGTGCCGCAGGGCAAGGCCGTGGTGGCCAACCAGCGTAATCTGGAAGATTTTGCCGAGCGTAAGGCGGCATTGGAGCATGTCGAATTAGAGCGTTTGCAGGTGGCTCAGAAACGCGCTGCCGCGTTGGCGGAAGCCGTGGTCAAAATTGCCCTGCAGGCGGGCGAAGATGGCCGTTTGTTTGGCTCGGTGGGCTTGCATGATATCAGCGCCGCGCTGGCAGCCTTGGGTCATGAAGTGGCCCATTCGGAAATCCGTTTGGCGGATGGCCCAATCAAGCGGATAGGTGAATTCCCTGCGCGGTTACACCTGCACCCGGAAGTGGAGCTGGACGTGATGGTGTTCGTCGAGCGCGCCTGA
- the dnaB gene encoding replicative DNA helicase — translation MFESADHGGGVKAPPHSIEAEQSVIGALLIDPDTADQVTEAVTAEDFYERRHRQIFLAISAMLGAGRAVDAVTVSEWLQDHEQLAEVGGVQYLLMLANETPSAANVLAYARIVRERATLRDLIRVGREIAELAYRPEGREAQALLDEAESRVFQLAEGQQRVGEGFKQLKDALPAVIDRIETIAREKKGVTGLSTGFADLDEKTSGLHPGQLIIVAGRPSMGKTSFAMNIAEHVACNEGKPVAVFSMEMPTDEIVLRALSSRGRVDQHRLRNGSLGNDDWPRIAHAIGELGNAPLFADDSAALTPTDLRSRARRLKREHGLALVVVDYLQLMQVPGRGDNRVAEISEISRSLKALAKELSIPVIALSQLNRSLESRTEKRPQMSDLRESGAIEQDADLILFLYRDEVYYKDKEEVKGIAEVIIGKQRNGPIGTVRMSFFGEYTRFENYAPSGDSFGH, via the coding sequence GTGTTCGAGTCTGCGGACCATGGCGGCGGGGTCAAGGCCCCGCCGCACTCTATTGAGGCAGAGCAATCCGTCATCGGTGCTCTGCTGATTGACCCCGATACAGCGGATCAAGTGACCGAGGCGGTGACGGCCGAAGATTTTTATGAGCGCCGTCACCGCCAGATTTTTCTGGCCATCAGTGCCATGCTGGGTGCCGGGCGGGCAGTAGACGCCGTCACGGTCTCCGAGTGGTTGCAAGATCACGAGCAACTTGCTGAGGTGGGCGGGGTGCAGTATCTCCTCATGTTGGCCAACGAGACGCCCTCGGCGGCCAATGTGCTCGCCTATGCGCGGATCGTGCGGGAGCGAGCTACCCTGCGCGACCTCATTCGGGTTGGCCGGGAAATCGCCGAACTGGCCTATCGTCCGGAAGGGCGGGAAGCTCAGGCGCTGTTGGACGAAGCGGAAAGCCGGGTCTTTCAGCTCGCCGAAGGGCAGCAGCGGGTTGGTGAAGGCTTCAAGCAACTCAAGGATGCACTTCCGGCGGTAATCGATCGAATCGAAACCATCGCCCGCGAGAAAAAAGGCGTCACGGGTCTGTCCACAGGCTTTGCCGATCTGGACGAGAAAACCTCCGGTCTGCATCCGGGTCAGCTCATCATCGTCGCGGGTCGTCCGAGCATGGGCAAAACCTCTTTCGCCATGAATATAGCCGAGCATGTCGCTTGTAACGAAGGCAAGCCGGTGGCGGTTTTCAGTATGGAAATGCCGACGGACGAGATCGTCTTGCGGGCACTTTCGTCGCGCGGGCGGGTGGACCAGCATCGGCTGCGCAATGGCAGTCTGGGTAATGACGACTGGCCGCGAATCGCCCATGCCATCGGTGAACTTGGTAATGCACCGTTGTTCGCGGACGACTCGGCGGCGCTGACGCCGACGGACTTACGCTCGCGGGCGCGTCGGCTGAAGCGAGAACATGGTTTGGCGCTGGTTGTGGTCGACTATCTGCAACTCATGCAGGTGCCGGGGAGAGGTGACAATCGGGTCGCGGAGATTTCCGAGATCAGCCGGTCGCTCAAGGCGTTGGCCAAAGAGCTGTCCATCCCGGTGATTGCCCTTTCGCAACTCAACCGCAGCCTGGAAAGCCGTACCGAAAAGCGTCCGCAGATGTCCGATCTGCGTGAATCCGGCGCTATTGAACAGGACGCCGACCTGATTCTCTTCCTTTACCGCGATGAGGTGTATTACAAGGATAAGGAAGAGGTGAAGGGCATTGCCGAGGTGATCATCGGTAAGCAGCGCAACGGACCCATCGGGACCGTGCGGATGAGCTTCTTCGGTGAATATACCCGCTTTGAGAATTATGCGCCGTCTGGGGATAGTTTCGGGCATTAG
- the rpsF gene encoding 30S ribosomal protein S6, producing MRHYEIVFLVHPDQSEQVPQMIERYRGMIESDGGHFHRLEDWGRRQLAYPIKKAHKAHYVLMNVECTGAALAELEDAFRFNDAVLRHLILARDEAVTGPSFLARDESDRRERSEDTAEDDSEPDHSDNETVATA from the coding sequence TTGCGTCATTATGAAATTGTATTTCTGGTCCATCCTGACCAGAGTGAGCAGGTCCCCCAGATGATTGAGCGCTATCGTGGCATGATCGAGAGCGATGGCGGGCATTTTCATCGTCTGGAAGACTGGGGCCGCCGCCAACTGGCTTACCCCATCAAGAAGGCCCACAAGGCCCATTATGTCCTGATGAATGTGGAGTGCACCGGGGCCGCTTTGGCCGAGCTGGAAGATGCCTTCCGCTTCAATGACGCGGTATTGCGCCACCTGATTCTGGCCCGCGATGAAGCCGTCACTGGGCCCTCCTTCCTGGCCCGCGATGAGAGTGACCGCCGTGAGCGCAGTGAAGACACCGCCGAAGACGACAGCGAGCCGGACCACAGCGATAACGAAACCGTAGCGACGGCCTAA
- a CDS encoding APC family permease produces MAWIRLPRFRRAVNVFNPKLFENLSLAAFLAWVGLGSDALSSSAYGPPEIYYALKGHEYLAVLLAIGIPLSVFVISAGYKQVIALFPDGGGGYHTASTLLGPKAGLVSGAALIVDYILTAAISVASGTEALLSSMPSSWYDERIFLDAAVLLLLIFINLRGMKESIKILLPIFMAFVLTHTILLGWGLLSHVEAVPAIAYNTVAGVRHDSMQYGWIFIVALVLRAFSLGGGTYTGLEAVANGVHIMREPRVQTGQRTMTLLATSLSLVAGSLIFLYLMYHVHGQQGQTLNAVLYGAITQGWTVGGIPFGSTATLLTLISEGLLLFIAANTGIITAPIVMANMAVDRWLPERFSYLSDRFVSRNGVLLIGFSAIAILLATGGHVSILVVLYSINVFITFTLTMAGLSRHWFGQRHQEPLWRGRLAVSILGFIVTASILAITIFEKFDAGGWFTLLVTAIVVGLGYLIYRHYKSISKITAELDETMLDVVPEHLESGPNLPLDPRGATAVFFVSRFDGLGLHTLLTAHRMVSGFVKNYVFLLAGIVGQGEFKGIKALEDLKVYVETEANQYMAFCRNEGMAATWFATYSTDRILAMEELANVAIRYFPQSIFFAGRVIDTSAQGPFHGLLHDEVSFIVQDRLQHDGFSMMIVPVHVHGIPSQPPSIALPISMPSDMQLVQNEEMDKEEAKARAAAKARASMQEPTPHADTD; encoded by the coding sequence ATGGCCTGGATCCGCTTGCCACGTTTTCGTCGCGCCGTAAACGTGTTCAATCCCAAACTTTTCGAGAATCTTTCGCTCGCGGCGTTTCTGGCCTGGGTCGGTCTGGGTTCCGATGCCCTGTCTTCCTCCGCCTATGGTCCTCCGGAAATTTACTATGCCCTGAAAGGGCATGAATATCTGGCCGTTTTGCTGGCCATCGGCATCCCGCTCTCGGTGTTCGTCATTTCGGCTGGTTACAAACAAGTCATTGCTCTTTTTCCCGACGGCGGCGGCGGTTATCACACCGCGTCTACCCTGTTAGGGCCGAAGGCCGGTCTGGTGAGTGGCGCCGCTTTGATTGTCGATTACATTTTAACGGCGGCGATCTCGGTGGCGTCGGGCACCGAGGCGCTGCTGAGTAGTATGCCTTCCTCCTGGTACGATGAGCGCATTTTCTTGGATGCCGCCGTGTTGCTGTTGCTGATTTTTATCAATTTGCGCGGTATGAAAGAATCCATCAAGATTTTGTTGCCGATCTTTATGGCTTTCGTCCTGACCCACACCATACTCCTCGGTTGGGGGCTGCTGAGCCACGTGGAAGCCGTGCCGGCCATTGCCTATAACACCGTTGCGGGTGTTCGGCATGACAGCATGCAATATGGCTGGATCTTTATTGTGGCGCTGGTATTGCGGGCCTTCAGCCTGGGTGGTGGTACCTATACGGGTTTGGAGGCCGTAGCCAATGGGGTGCACATTATGCGTGAACCGCGTGTGCAGACCGGCCAGCGCACGATGACCTTGCTGGCGACGTCTCTGTCTCTGGTCGCGGGCAGTCTGATCTTTTTGTACCTGATGTACCACGTGCACGGCCAGCAGGGGCAAACCCTGAATGCCGTGCTCTATGGTGCAATTACCCAGGGGTGGACGGTGGGGGGTATCCCCTTTGGTTCGACGGCGACACTGCTTACCCTGATTAGCGAGGGTCTGCTTCTCTTTATCGCCGCCAATACGGGTATTATCACGGCGCCTATCGTCATGGCGAATATGGCCGTCGATCGTTGGTTGCCAGAGCGCTTTTCCTACCTGTCGGATCGTTTTGTGTCACGCAATGGCGTGTTGCTCATTGGTTTTTCGGCTATTGCCATCCTCCTCGCGACGGGCGGACATGTCAGCATTCTGGTGGTGCTGTACAGCATCAATGTATTCATCACCTTTACCCTGACCATGGCGGGATTGAGCCGGCACTGGTTTGGCCAGCGGCATCAGGAGCCACTCTGGCGGGGCCGACTTGCCGTCAGTATTCTGGGCTTTATCGTCACGGCCTCCATTCTCGCCATCACCATTTTCGAGAAATTTGATGCGGGTGGTTGGTTCACTCTGCTGGTTACTGCGATTGTGGTGGGTCTCGGATATTTGATCTATCGCCATTACAAAAGTATCAGTAAAATCACCGCCGAACTGGACGAAACCATGCTGGATGTGGTGCCCGAGCATCTGGAGTCTGGCCCCAACCTGCCCCTGGATCCGCGTGGTGCCACGGCCGTATTTTTTGTCAGCCGTTTTGACGGCCTGGGACTGCATACCTTGCTGACGGCGCACCGTATGGTCAGTGGCTTCGTCAAGAACTATGTGTTTCTGCTGGCGGGTATTGTTGGTCAGGGTGAGTTTAAGGGTATCAAGGCCCTGGAAGACCTGAAGGTATACGTGGAGACTGAGGCCAACCAGTATATGGCCTTTTGCCGCAACGAAGGGATGGCGGCGACCTGGTTCGCCACCTACTCTACCGACCGTATCCTGGCGATGGAGGAATTGGCCAATGTCGCTATCCGCTATTTTCCGCAGAGCATCTTCTTCGCGGGACGGGTGATTGATACATCTGCGCAGGGGCCCTTCCACGGACTGCTGCATGATGAAGTCAGCTTTATTGTGCAGGATCGCCTGCAGCATGATGGTTTCAGCATGATGATCGTGCCCGTGCATGTGCATGGTATTCCCAGCCAGCCGCCGAGTATTGCTTTGCCGATATCCATGCCGTCGGATATGCAGTTGGTGCAGAACGAAGAGATGGACAAGGAAGAAGCCAAAGCCCGTGCCGCAGCCAAGGCGCGGGCCAGTATGCAGGAGCCCACCCCCCATGCCGATACAGACTGA
- a CDS encoding DUF2232 domain-containing protein, whose product MAAQAEGGVLRWFLSGRWQAGISIAVLFSAAGLVPFLAGPLLLNCVALVALVTLQAGRKESFEVLLIAGVASALFTLNPWYGVAFALVAWLPGRLLGEGLQWDLQWGGVVWVTIGLSVLTLVLLLWVIPQGVGPAFWQTQMEHLLAPVRKELSTTQRQILGDMTRLMPGILAAGMALLWTLAALLASRWSEGFQGILAPQRVFRDWVLPDRLIWLLVVTLLGISLLHGDALWSVQNLAILVGGLYLLQGLSFVHLWFASKGWPLIALAAFYIGLILLTQFLLVVAVLGIVDRVFHLRQRFAGSRS is encoded by the coding sequence GTGGCGGCGCAGGCGGAGGGTGGGGTCTTGCGCTGGTTTCTCAGCGGACGCTGGCAAGCTGGCATCAGTATCGCGGTACTCTTTAGTGCTGCGGGACTGGTCCCCTTTCTTGCCGGGCCGTTACTGCTCAACTGCGTCGCTTTGGTGGCGCTCGTTACCCTGCAGGCTGGACGCAAGGAAAGCTTTGAGGTTCTGCTGATTGCCGGGGTCGCCTCCGCACTGTTTACGCTGAACCCGTGGTATGGTGTGGCGTTTGCTCTAGTGGCCTGGCTGCCGGGGCGGCTGTTGGGGGAAGGCCTGCAGTGGGACCTGCAGTGGGGTGGGGTAGTCTGGGTGACCATCGGCTTGTCTGTTTTGACGCTGGTGCTCTTGCTTTGGGTCATACCGCAGGGTGTGGGTCCGGCCTTCTGGCAAACGCAGATGGAACATTTGCTGGCACCCGTGCGGAAAGAGTTAAGTACGACGCAGCGCCAGATATTGGGTGACATGACCCGCTTGATGCCAGGAATTCTCGCCGCAGGCATGGCGCTGCTCTGGACGCTGGCGGCGTTGCTGGCCAGTCGTTGGAGTGAAGGTTTCCAGGGCATTCTGGCGCCACAACGGGTGTTTCGGGACTGGGTGCTGCCGGATCGGCTGATCTGGTTGCTCGTCGTGACGTTGTTGGGCATCAGCCTGCTGCATGGTGATGCGCTATGGTCAGTACAGAACCTTGCCATACTAGTCGGCGGTCTGTATCTGCTGCAAGGCCTGAGTTTCGTGCACTTGTGGTTTGCGTCAAAGGGTTGGCCCCTAATTGCGCTGGCAGCTTTTTATATTGGACTGATCCTGCTTACGCAGTTCTTGCTGGTGGTTGCTGTGCTGGGCATTGTGGATCGTGTTTTTCACTTGCGTCAACGGTTTGCCGGCTCGCGGTCCTGA